A genomic region of Saprospiraceae bacterium contains the following coding sequences:
- a CDS encoding 4Fe-4S dicluster domain-containing protein: MAIIITEECINCGACEPECPNNAIYEGGIEWAMADGTKLSGLYKLEDGTQVNADDKLKPVSNEYYYIVPDKCTECKGFHEEPQCAAVCPVDCCVPDPDRKESEAKLLNRQSKLHLV; the protein is encoded by the coding sequence ATGGCGATAATTATTACAGAAGAGTGTATCAATTGCGGGGCATGCGAACCGGAATGTCCGAATAATGCCATTTACGAAGGTGGAATTGAATGGGCCATGGCTGATGGAACGAAATTAAGCGGTCTATATAAATTGGAAGACGGCACTCAGGTAAATGCGGATGATAAATTAAAACCCGTAAGCAACGAATATTATTATATCGTACCCGATAAATGCACGGAATGTAAAGGTTTTCACGAAGAACCGCAATGTGCCGCAGTTTGTCCGGTAGATTGTTGCGTTCCTGATCCTGATCGAAAAGAAAGCGAAGCTAAATTATTAAATCGCCAGTCTAAACTACATTTGGTTTGA
- a CDS encoding VCBS repeat-containing protein encodes MAIRKNIAIKKCKSQFRFKIKEEEATSTIAEQLLQRVPFILTEEITPKCFDKISHQENKYDDYKKEVLIPYKQSTLGPALESGDLNNDGLDDVFLSGSSGTACQLLLQSSDDQFVKSPSQPWNKYASQEVLDVTFFDADNDGDIDIYTVSGSNEFPEGSPLFADHLYLNDGKANFTDASQNIPKLLFSKSTAEAADIDGDGDLDLFLGGRLVPGKYGLSERSALLINDKGIFKDQTKEWCPEMAEPFECVTSACFFDMDLDLDADLVVVGEWSTVRIFRNDVNKFTEVTKELKTDSLFGWWNIVIPVDVNNDGKKDLVLGNLGLNAKFKASKEKPFHLYINDFDKNGSWDTYLASKSKEGKLYPVRGRQCSSEQMPFISDKFKTYDQFAKASLEEILEGKMDGTTKKIATEFRSLILYNKGSNGFEVSPLPKEAQLSTLQSMAFYDFNQDGISDLLIAGNYYNREVETARNDANVGQIFINTPQGQWVPVLNAMSGLKLQHDLREMRIVRGKNKHMIIAANNNQVLQSFLIK; translated from the coding sequence ATGGCCATCCGGAAAAACATTGCAATTAAAAAATGTAAAAGTCAATTCCGTTTTAAAATAAAAGAAGAAGAGGCCACTTCCACAATCGCAGAACAACTGCTTCAAAGAGTGCCTTTCATACTTACCGAAGAAATAACTCCCAAATGCTTTGATAAAATTAGCCATCAAGAAAATAAATACGATGACTACAAAAAAGAAGTTTTAATTCCCTATAAACAATCGACTCTTGGCCCGGCACTTGAAAGCGGAGATTTGAATAATGATGGGCTTGATGATGTATTTTTAAGTGGTTCTTCAGGCACTGCATGTCAACTCCTCCTCCAGAGCAGCGATGATCAATTTGTAAAATCTCCATCTCAACCCTGGAATAAATATGCTTCACAAGAAGTATTGGATGTTACGTTTTTTGACGCGGACAATGACGGAGATATAGATATCTATACCGTTAGCGGTAGCAATGAATTTCCGGAAGGATCTCCTTTATTTGCAGACCACCTTTATCTGAATGACGGCAAAGCCAACTTCACAGATGCATCACAAAATATACCTAAACTATTATTTAGTAAAAGCACAGCGGAGGCAGCCGATATTGATGGTGACGGCGATCTGGATTTATTTCTTGGAGGCAGATTAGTTCCAGGCAAATACGGACTTTCTGAAAGAAGTGCTTTGCTGATCAATGATAAAGGAATATTTAAAGATCAAACAAAAGAATGGTGCCCGGAAATGGCTGAACCCTTTGAATGTGTGACCAGTGCATGTTTCTTTGATATGGATCTGGATTTGGATGCAGATTTAGTAGTTGTGGGCGAATGGTCAACAGTGCGCATTTTTAGAAATGATGTAAACAAGTTCACAGAAGTTACCAAAGAATTAAAAACTGACAGTCTGTTTGGTTGGTGGAATATTGTGATCCCGGTAGATGTAAACAATGATGGTAAAAAAGATTTAGTGCTTGGAAATTTGGGTTTAAATGCAAAATTTAAAGCGAGCAAAGAAAAACCTTTTCATTTGTACATCAATGATTTTGATAAAAATGGAAGCTGGGATACTTACCTGGCATCCAAAAGCAAAGAGGGCAAACTTTATCCCGTAAGAGGCAGACAATGTTCTTCTGAACAAATGCCCTTTATTTCAGATAAGTTCAAAACTTATGATCAATTTGCGAAAGCCTCTCTTGAAGAAATTCTGGAAGGAAAAATGGATGGCACTACCAAAAAAATTGCAACTGAATTCAGGAGTCTCATTCTTTATAACAAAGGGAGTAATGGCTTTGAAGTTTCGCCTTTGCCCAAAGAAGCTCAACTTTCTACTTTACAAAGTATGGCTTTTTATGATTTTAATCAGGATGGAATTTCTGATTTACTAATCGCCGGAAATTATTACAACAGAGAAGTTGAAACCGCACGTAATGACGCAAATGTTGGACAAATTTTTATCAATACTCCTCAAGGGCAATGGGTACCTGTATTAAATGCCATGTCAGGATTAAAATTGCAACACGATCTTAGAGAAATGCGCATTGTAAGAGGAAAAAATAAACATATGATCATTGCTGCCAATAATAATCAAGTGCTTCAGTCATTTCTTATAAAATAG
- a CDS encoding CRTAC1 family protein, producing MMNLFNTYIFKKQDFNNFSTRILLMLIFTLFLGFFSSCNQDQKQTSDSSEMKFEKLASDQTGIQFNNQLKETEEENVLIYDGFYTGAGTAILDVNNDGLQDVFFVSNQNAEKLYLNKGQFKFEDISKAAGIEGGNEWTAGVAIADVNSDGYDDIYVCCHMFLDPEKRRNKLYINNQNNTFTERAKEFGLDDPGFSIHAAFFDYDLDGDLDVYVVNQPPNHNETRNPIMSKGIPDYQYSDHLYRNEGNGKFINVTEAAGVQNFAFGLSVTIGDFFNDGYPDIYIANDYDYGDFLYVNNGNGTFQNVSTLAMKHISNFSMGADAADINNDGWLDIFVADMTPEDHYRNKTNMSAMSPETFWKFANSGHNFQYMFNTLQLNQGNGLFSEIGLMAGVAKTDWSWSVLFSDFDLDGFKDLYITNGILRDIRNRDFISYAFDAFKNKKTSNLEIIEKGPSMPLSNYMYRNDGLLHFDNMSAKWGLEDKSFSQGASYGDLDNDGDVDLIVNNMNQDAFIYKNLATDHKTGNFLRLQLESKQKNHKSFGARALIYYGENKMQIAELYNTRGYMSCSEPILTFGLDKIENVDSLIVRWPSGKTLQLKNVKVNSVLK from the coding sequence ATGATGAATCTATTTAATACTTACATTTTCAAAAAGCAGGATTTCAATAATTTTTCTACGCGAATCTTATTAATGTTGATTTTTACTTTGTTTTTAGGATTTTTTAGTTCCTGCAATCAGGATCAAAAGCAAACATCAGATTCATCTGAAATGAAATTTGAAAAATTGGCAAGTGATCAAACCGGTATTCAATTTAACAATCAATTGAAGGAAACAGAAGAAGAAAATGTGCTCATTTATGACGGCTTTTATACAGGTGCTGGAACAGCAATTCTCGATGTAAACAATGATGGATTACAAGATGTGTTTTTTGTTTCCAATCAGAATGCCGAAAAATTATATTTAAACAAAGGCCAATTTAAATTTGAAGACATTTCGAAAGCCGCTGGCATTGAAGGCGGAAATGAATGGACCGCCGGCGTAGCTATTGCAGATGTCAACAGCGATGGATACGATGACATCTATGTATGTTGCCATATGTTTCTGGATCCCGAAAAAAGACGCAATAAACTTTACATCAATAATCAAAACAACACTTTTACAGAACGCGCCAAAGAATTTGGATTGGACGATCCCGGATTTTCAATTCATGCAGCATTTTTTGATTATGATCTCGATGGCGATCTGGATGTATATGTCGTTAACCAGCCGCCCAATCACAATGAAACCAGAAACCCCATCATGAGCAAGGGGATTCCTGACTATCAGTACTCAGATCATCTCTACCGCAATGAAGGAAACGGTAAATTTATAAATGTAACAGAAGCTGCAGGAGTGCAAAATTTTGCATTCGGCTTAAGTGTAACCATCGGCGATTTTTTCAATGATGGTTATCCTGATATTTATATCGCCAACGATTATGATTATGGAGATTTTTTATATGTAAATAATGGAAACGGTACTTTCCAAAATGTTTCGACATTGGCGATGAAACACATCAGTAATTTCAGCATGGGTGCAGACGCAGCTGACATTAATAATGATGGCTGGCTTGACATTTTTGTTGCAGATATGACTCCGGAAGATCATTATCGCAACAAAACAAATATGTCTGCCATGAGTCCCGAAACATTCTGGAAATTTGCAAACAGCGGACATAATTTTCAATACATGTTTAATACTTTGCAACTCAACCAAGGCAATGGCTTATTCAGTGAAATTGGATTGATGGCAGGGGTTGCAAAAACAGATTGGTCCTGGAGTGTATTATTTTCTGATTTTGATCTCGATGGATTCAAGGATTTGTATATCACCAATGGAATCCTTCGCGACATTCGAAACCGGGATTTTATCAGTTATGCTTTTGATGCGTTTAAAAATAAAAAAACTTCCAATCTGGAAATTATAGAAAAAGGACCTTCCATGCCTCTTTCAAATTATATGTATCGCAATGATGGCTTATTACACTTCGATAATATGTCAGCTAAATGGGGATTGGAAGATAAGTCTTTTTCACAAGGTGCCTCGTATGGAGATCTGGATAATGATGGGGATGTAGATTTGATCGTAAACAATATGAATCAGGATGCATTCATTTATAAGAACCTCGCAACAGATCATAAAACAGGAAATTTTTTGCGCCTTCAATTGGAAAGTAAACAAAAAAATCACAAGTCATTTGGTGCACGTGCATTAATTTATTACGGAGAAAACAAAATGCAAATAGCTGAGCTCTACAATACCAGAGGTTATATGTCTTGTTCCGAACCTATACTGACTTTTGGATTAGACAAAATTGAAAATGTAGATTCACTTATCGTTAGATGGCCATCCGGAAAAACATTGCAATTAAAAAATGTAAAAGTCAATTCCGTTTTAAAATAA